From Coriobacteriia bacterium:
CGATGACGAACGGGGCCACTCCGGCTGCTGCCGCCGCCGCAAGCGGGAGGTGCGCGGCGTACGCGAGCCACGCGGTACCGATCCCGTAGACCACTACAAGCAGCATGATGCCGGCGCCGATGTCAGCGACCACCCGCGAGGACCCCGCCCGGCGCAGACCCAACCGCGTGAGCGATCCCACGCCCGCGCCGATCACGAAGCCGATCAGATAGCCTCCGGTGGGGCCGAGAAGCACGCCGACTCCGGCTGCGCCCTTCGAGAACACCGGCAGCCCCGCCGCCCCGAGCGCGACGTAAAGCGCCATCGATCCAGCGGCCCAGCCCGGTGGGAGCAGCAGCGCGGCTAGTGCGACGCAGA
This genomic window contains:
- a CDS encoding biotin transporter BioY produces the protein MTTAALIAAMTAALGPLAIPIEPVPVTFQTFCVALAALLLPPGWAAGSMALYVALGAAGLPVFSKGAAGVGVLLGPTGGYLIGFVIGAGVGSLTRLGLRRAGSSRVVADIGAGIMLLVVVYGIGTAWLAYAAHLPLAAAAAAGVAPFVIGDAVKIAVAIAIAESVRSAVLGAD